One part of the Thermodesulfobacterium commune DSM 2178 genome encodes these proteins:
- a CDS encoding DMT family transporter — MIGFIFALLAGFLVALSDALNKKYFSDKGTSYMVFARTVGSLPFLLPLFLYLTFFKGVGVGYFSPQFMVVVGILLGLETLATFLYMKGIKVSPLSVSVPFLSFTPVFIILTGYFLLGERVSLEGAMGILLVVAGSYVINFPSARLGWLEPIKAIKKEKGSFLLLQVALIYSITSVLGKKGLLLTDPLWFSSFYFTLLGISAGLVVKVFYQIEVGSFLKTQIKGIFLVGLTQALMCYCHMIALSQLETAYMIALKRTSILFSVVLGYFFFKESYFGLRLVAAGLMLTGVCLIMFFK; from the coding sequence ATGATAGGATTTATCTTTGCTCTCCTTGCCGGGTTCTTGGTAGCTTTAAGCGATGCTTTAAATAAGAAATATTTTTCTGATAAAGGAACTTCTTATATGGTTTTTGCAAGGACTGTAGGAAGTTTACCTTTCCTTTTGCCTCTTTTTTTGTATCTTACCTTTTTTAAAGGTGTAGGGGTAGGATATTTTTCCCCTCAGTTTATGGTGGTAGTAGGTATTTTGCTTGGTTTAGAAACTTTAGCTACCTTTCTTTATATGAAAGGAATAAAGGTTTCTCCCCTTTCTGTTTCTGTACCTTTTCTTTCTTTTACCCCGGTTTTTATCATCCTTACAGGATATTTTTTGCTTGGAGAAAGGGTATCTTTGGAAGGTGCTATGGGGATTTTACTGGTGGTAGCTGGTAGCTATGTGATCAATTTTCCTTCTGCCAGATTAGGGTGGTTAGAGCCTATAAAAGCCATCAAAAAGGAAAAGGGAAGCTTTCTTTTACTACAAGTAGCTCTTATATATTCTATCACGTCTGTGCTTGGGAAAAAGGGCCTTCTTCTGACAGACCCTTTGTGGTTTTCTTCTTTTTATTTTACCTTGCTTGGGATTTCTGCAGGACTTGTAGTTAAGGTTTTTTATCAAATAGAGGTAGGCTCTTTTCTAAAAACCCAAATCAAAGGCATATTTTTGGTAGGCCTTACTCAGGCTCTCATGTGTTATTGTCATATGATAGCCTTAAGTCAGCTTGAAACTGCTTATATGATAGCCCTTAAAAGAACAAGCATCCTTTTTTCGGTGGTTTTAGGTTATTTCTTTTTTAAGGAATCTTATTTTGGATTAAGGCTGGTAGCAGCAGGTTTGATGTTAACAGGGGTTTGTCTGATAATGTTTTTTAAGTAG
- the recO gene encoding DNA repair protein RecO, translating into MLFSVEGIVLSKERIGEIDLLVETLTPKGKLWAIAKGAQKSRKRFVNLLEEFNLLNLHLRKTLKGALPILEKADLIFIPESIWGNLEKYIFFSYMGEVLSKVSFKGLEAEYFNFIKDWVKFLDREPKLTLFHKFFFEWKMLGFLGWSPQIEACVRCGYQPKRIFYFSVKEGGIICYRCRQEGDFRLSAEQVEVLKIFSKMSKNKEDLKKVMEKKALTFEDLKILNSLTERFFNYFLVFEFNSLQTLKETFRV; encoded by the coding sequence ATGCTCTTTTCTGTTGAGGGGATAGTCCTTTCTAAGGAAAGGATAGGTGAAATAGATCTTTTGGTTGAAACCTTAACCCCTAAAGGAAAACTTTGGGCGATAGCTAAAGGAGCTCAAAAAAGTAGAAAAAGGTTTGTTAACCTTCTTGAAGAGTTTAATCTACTAAACCTTCATTTAAGAAAAACCCTCAAAGGTGCTCTTCCTATTTTAGAAAAGGCAGACCTTATTTTTATTCCAGAAAGTATATGGGGTAACTTAGAAAAGTATATTTTTTTCTCTTATATGGGAGAAGTTCTTTCTAAGGTAAGTTTTAAAGGGTTAGAGGCAGAATATTTTAATTTTATTAAAGACTGGGTTAAATTTTTAGACAGGGAACCTAAGTTAACCTTATTTCACAAGTTTTTTTTTGAGTGGAAAATGCTTGGATTTTTAGGTTGGAGCCCTCAGATAGAGGCTTGCGTAAGATGTGGTTATCAGCCTAAGAGGATTTTTTATTTTTCTGTAAAAGAAGGAGGGATAATTTGTTATCGCTGCAGGCAAGAAGGAGATTTCAGACTTTCAGCAGAACAAGTTGAGGTTTTAAAAATTTTTAGTAAAATGTCTAAGAATAAGGAAGATTTGAAAAAAGTTATGGAAAAAAAGGCCTTAACCTTTGAAGATTTAAAAATTTTAAACAGCCTTACTGAAAGGTTTTTTAATTATTTTTTAGTTTTTGAATTCAATTCTTTACAGACCTTAAAAGAAACATTTAGAGTTTAA
- a CDS encoding aspartate carbamoyltransferase catalytic subunit codes for MDLTSKPQHVLDIASLSSEEINSFLELGEALKEVLKRPIPKVPTLRGRLVVLLFYEPSTRTRFSFDRAAKALSADTLTFSAKGSSIEKGESLLDTVKNLKAIGAELIVIRHPMEGAPHFIAKHINIPVVNAGDGTHEHPTQALLDLLTVKERLGDFSGIKVAILGDIKHSRVAKSDILAFQKMGAKVYVSGPAYLLPTPLEEEYFRIYPGGFKVCYDPKEAIRDADVVIALRVQKERHGKPLIPSFIEYQTFFGLTFKELELIKKGALLMHPGPINWGVELSPEVEQYPFQVILDQVENGVAIRMAILLKLLTDGKTYEVTH; via the coding sequence ATGGATTTAACCTCTAAACCTCAGCATGTTTTAGATATTGCTTCTCTTTCTTCAGAAGAAATAAATAGTTTTTTAGAACTTGGGGAAGCACTTAAAGAGGTTTTAAAAAGACCTATTCCTAAGGTACCTACTCTTAGGGGGCGGTTGGTTGTTCTCTTATTTTATGAACCTTCTACCCGAACAAGGTTTTCCTTTGATAGAGCAGCTAAAGCCCTTTCAGCTGACACTTTAACCTTTTCTGCCAAAGGTTCAAGTATAGAAAAAGGAGAAAGTCTGCTTGATACGGTTAAAAACTTAAAGGCTATAGGGGCAGAACTTATAGTTATACGACATCCGATGGAAGGAGCTCCTCATTTTATCGCCAAACATATCAACATTCCGGTAGTTAACGCAGGAGATGGAACACATGAACATCCTACCCAGGCGTTGTTAGACCTTCTTACGGTAAAAGAAAGGTTGGGGGATTTTTCAGGCATAAAGGTAGCGATTTTAGGGGATATAAAACATAGCCGAGTAGCCAAATCAGACATACTGGCGTTTCAAAAGATGGGAGCCAAGGTATATGTATCAGGTCCCGCGTATCTTTTACCTACTCCTTTAGAGGAGGAATATTTCAGAATTTATCCCGGAGGTTTTAAAGTTTGTTATGATCCTAAGGAAGCTATAAGAGATGCAGACGTAGTGATTGCTTTAAGAGTCCAAAAAGAACGGCATGGAAAACCTCTTATTCCCAGCTTTATAGAATATCAAACCTTTTTTGGGTTGACCTTTAAAGAGTTAGAGTTGATAAAAAAAGGTGCCCTTCTTATGCATCCCGGTCCGATTAATTGGGGGGTTGAGCTTTCTCCAGAAGTAGAGCAATATCCTTTTCAAGTTATTCTTGATCAGGTAGAAAATGGTGTAGCTATAAGAATGGCAATACTCCTTAAACTTTTAACAGATGGCAAAACCTATGAAGTTACTCATTAA
- a CDS encoding cob(I)yrinic acid a,c-diamide adenosyltransferase yields MIDRGYVQVYTGDGKGKTTAAVGLSIRALGAGLKVAFLQFFKDGTSSEVKILKTFDNLYYQQFGGKGFVSEVTSELKEIIQKGWEEAKRLVFSKEYNIIVLDEFTFALNWGLVEEKEILQVLRDKPEEVEIVITGRDAPRSLIEFAHLVTEMKKIKHYYDQGIRDRIGIER; encoded by the coding sequence ATGATTGACCGAGGGTATGTGCAGGTCTATACAGGAGATGGAAAAGGGAAGACCACCGCGGCTGTGGGTTTAAGTATAAGAGCTTTAGGAGCTGGATTAAAGGTAGCTTTTCTTCAGTTTTTTAAGGATGGAACCTCCTCTGAAGTAAAGATTCTCAAGACTTTCGATAATTTGTATTATCAGCAGTTTGGGGGGAAAGGTTTTGTGTCAGAAGTAACTTCTGAGCTAAAAGAAATTATCCAAAAAGGCTGGGAAGAAGCTAAAAGACTGGTTTTTTCTAAAGAGTATAATATAATTGTTTTAGATGAGTTTACGTTTGCTCTTAACTGGGGTTTGGTTGAAGAAAAAGAGATTTTGCAGGTCTTGAGGGATAAGCCAGAAGAGGTGGAAATAGTCATTACCGGGAGAGATGCTCCAAGAAGTCTTATTGAATTTGCCCACCTGGTGACTGAAATGAAAAAGATTAAACATTACTATGATCAAGGGATTAGGGATAGAATAGGGATAGAAAGATGA
- the cysS gene encoding cysteine--tRNA ligase → MRFHNVLQKIGNTPIIKLSKLKVKPSVEIWGKIESQNPGGSIKDRPALFMIEDAEKKGLLTKDKIVIEASSGNTGIGLSLVCAVKGYRCMIAMSESASIERRKIMQAFGAQILLTPAEKGTDGAMEAVYELLRKDPDKYFCPDQFNNEANWKSHYHTTGPEIWRDTEGKVTHVVCGLGTTGTAMGIARFAKDHNLPFKVVGIEPYPKHKIQGLKNMKESYPPSIYNKKLLERVINVEDEEAFYWARWLAREEGIFVGISSGAALAGALKLAETLDQGLIVVIFPDGGERYLSTPLWSFEVKDKKREETNLIVFNTLSEKREPFFPLSSSEIRIYTCGPTLNLRPHIGLYRRLITADVLKEYLRIKGYQVKHLINLTDFDDKTIKRALEEKKLLQEITRKVEEEFYQDVEFLNLSKADLYPKVSQHLSEMADLAFKVVEKDKAYVKYGSVYFDISRLEDYGKLSKVDLSRLKPGATIDVEEYDKEEPFDFALLKRVHILELKEGYFVDTHIGKVRPTWHIHCAALILKYLGEEIDFFTSGIDLLFPHHENTRAVLKAITGKEVARYWLHTGIVFYQGKKLSSENRITVEDIKAKGFNGRELRFYFLRTHYRNPFNFSWKGLEESAKILQKIDQHLCLVEASARKDKEDPSTWSILENFGQSWEKALKEDLNTPMVISELISFLKKLYPYLKQGISVEFKEKVFENLQTLNKVLKVLRFPKKVMDEEVLRLVRLRDEARKEGNFAEADQIREKLLAKGFWVFDLPWGTEVVSLEV, encoded by the coding sequence ATGCGCTTTCATAATGTTTTGCAAAAAATAGGTAATACCCCAATAATTAAACTATCCAAGCTAAAAGTCAAGCCTTCGGTGGAAATTTGGGGAAAAATCGAAAGTCAAAACCCAGGAGGATCTATTAAGGATCGTCCTGCCCTTTTTATGATAGAAGATGCAGAGAAAAAAGGACTTCTTACTAAAGATAAGATAGTCATAGAGGCATCAAGCGGAAACACAGGAATAGGCCTTTCTTTAGTTTGCGCGGTTAAAGGGTACAGATGTATGATTGCTATGTCTGAATCAGCCTCTATAGAAAGAAGAAAAATCATGCAGGCCTTTGGGGCTCAGATCCTTCTTACTCCCGCAGAAAAAGGTACTGACGGAGCTATGGAGGCAGTATATGAACTTTTGAGGAAAGACCCTGACAAATATTTTTGCCCAGACCAGTTTAACAACGAGGCTAACTGGAAAAGTCACTATCATACTACAGGCCCAGAGATCTGGAGAGACACTGAAGGCAAGGTCACCCATGTGGTATGTGGTCTTGGAACTACAGGAACAGCCATGGGAATAGCTCGATTTGCCAAAGACCACAATCTACCTTTTAAAGTAGTAGGGATCGAACCTTATCCAAAGCATAAAATCCAAGGCTTAAAGAACATGAAAGAGTCTTATCCTCCGAGTATTTATAATAAAAAACTCCTTGAGAGAGTAATCAACGTAGAAGATGAAGAGGCTTTTTACTGGGCAAGATGGCTTGCTCGGGAAGAAGGAATCTTTGTCGGAATAAGTTCAGGGGCAGCTTTGGCAGGAGCTTTAAAGCTGGCAGAAACTTTAGACCAAGGTTTGATAGTGGTTATTTTCCCAGATGGGGGAGAGCGTTATCTTTCTACCCCTCTTTGGTCTTTTGAGGTAAAAGACAAAAAAAGAGAAGAGACAAATCTTATCGTTTTTAATACCCTTTCTGAAAAAAGAGAACCCTTTTTTCCTCTAAGTTCTTCTGAGATTAGGATATATACCTGCGGTCCTACTTTAAATCTTCGTCCTCACATCGGACTTTATAGAAGACTTATTACCGCAGACGTGCTAAAAGAGTATTTGAGGATTAAAGGTTATCAAGTGAAACATCTGATTAATCTTACCGATTTTGATGATAAGACCATAAAAAGAGCTTTAGAAGAAAAAAAACTCTTACAGGAGATAACCAGAAAAGTAGAGGAGGAGTTTTATCAAGACGTTGAGTTTTTAAACCTTAGCAAGGCAGACCTTTATCCTAAAGTAAGCCAACATCTTTCAGAAATGGCTGACCTGGCTTTCAAGGTGGTTGAGAAAGATAAAGCTTACGTAAAATATGGGAGTGTTTATTTTGATATTTCCAGGCTTGAGGATTACGGGAAGCTTTCTAAGGTTGATCTTTCTCGTTTAAAACCTGGAGCGACCATAGACGTTGAAGAATATGATAAAGAAGAACCCTTTGACTTTGCCTTACTTAAAAGAGTGCATATTCTTGAGTTAAAAGAAGGATATTTTGTAGACACACACATCGGTAAAGTCAGACCTACCTGGCATATCCACTGTGCTGCTTTAATCCTCAAATATTTAGGAGAGGAGATAGATTTCTTTACAAGTGGAATAGACCTTCTTTTCCCTCATCATGAAAACACCAGGGCGGTTTTAAAGGCAATTACAGGAAAGGAAGTTGCTCGTTACTGGCTTCACACCGGGATAGTTTTTTATCAGGGGAAAAAGCTTTCTTCAGAAAATAGGATTACTGTCGAAGACATTAAGGCAAAAGGATTTAACGGAAGAGAACTAAGGTTTTACTTCTTAAGAACCCATTACCGAAATCCCTTTAATTTTAGTTGGAAAGGACTTGAGGAAAGTGCAAAAATACTGCAAAAGATTGACCAGCATCTTTGTTTGGTAGAGGCTTCTGCAAGAAAGGACAAAGAAGATCCCTCTACTTGGTCTATTTTAGAAAATTTTGGCCAAAGTTGGGAAAAGGCCTTAAAAGAGGATTTAAACACCCCTATGGTTATCTCAGAACTTATCTCTTTTTTGAAAAAACTCTATCCCTATCTAAAGCAAGGTATTAGTGTTGAGTTTAAAGAAAAGGTGTTTGAAAATCTTCAAACTCTTAACAAGGTGTTAAAGGTTTTAAGGTTTCCTAAAAAAGTGATGGATGAGGAAGTACTTAGGTTGGTGCGGTTAAGAGATGAAGCCAGAAAAGAAGGAAATTTTGCAGAAGCAGACCAGATAAGAGAAAAATTACTTGCTAAGGGATTTTGGGTATTTGACCTTCCCTGGGGTACGGAGGTGGTAAGTTTAGAGGTATGA
- a CDS encoding L,D-transpeptidase family protein produces the protein MAASLLQSIPIIPDKHIYLKNQTYTIKEGDTLVDLAVTFEVGYQHLVLANPGVDPWLPKTNQTIIIPYQVLVPQEFILKSQEPYILVNLPEMRLYFFNPPFMFIAPIGIGDEGKLPPLDIYFIKRKKEKPYWYPPPSIKAEDPDLPDVVPPGPENPMGEYALYLSKGLYAIHGTNKIYSIGRRSTHGCIRMYPQHIKFLYETVPIGTKVFIVYEPYKIAVEKNKIYLQAFPDIENKIKNPLVYILKKLDQLLGEKDYKIDLLKLEKQFENPDGLVHQIGEVKISK, from the coding sequence TTGGCCGCCTCTCTTTTACAGTCTATCCCTATAATTCCTGACAAACATATTTATCTTAAAAATCAGACCTATACCATAAAGGAAGGTGACACCTTAGTTGATTTAGCGGTGACCTTTGAAGTAGGATATCAACATCTGGTACTCGCAAACCCTGGGGTTGACCCTTGGCTTCCTAAAACCAACCAGACCATAATCATTCCTTATCAGGTCTTAGTCCCTCAAGAATTTATTCTCAAATCTCAAGAACCTTACATCTTAGTAAACCTTCCAGAGATGCGACTATATTTTTTTAATCCACCTTTTATGTTCATAGCTCCCATAGGTATTGGAGACGAGGGAAAACTCCCTCCTTTAGACATCTACTTTATCAAAAGAAAAAAAGAAAAACCATACTGGTATCCTCCTCCCTCTATCAAAGCTGAGGACCCAGATCTTCCTGATGTAGTACCTCCTGGACCTGAAAACCCCATGGGAGAATACGCCCTTTATTTATCAAAAGGACTTTATGCCATCCACGGAACCAACAAAATCTACAGCATCGGTCGAAGAAGCACCCATGGGTGCATTAGGATGTATCCTCAACATATCAAATTCTTATACGAAACCGTACCTATAGGTACCAAAGTTTTTATAGTTTATGAACCTTATAAAATCGCCGTAGAAAAAAACAAAATCTATCTTCAAGCCTTTCCTGACATAGAAAATAAAATCAAAAACCCTCTGGTTTATATCTTAAAAAAGCTAGACCAACTCTTAGGTGAAAAAGACTACAAGATAGACCTTTTAAAACTTGAAAAACAGTTTGAAAACCCTGACGGACTTGTCCATCAAATAGGAGAGGTTAAAATCTCTAAGTAG
- a CDS encoding endonuclease III domain-containing protein yields MTRKIPEVLQEIYQRLFEFFGPQNWWPAETPFEVCVGAILTQNASWKNVEKAISNLKQKGLLSPPALYQLPVEELAELIKPSGFYNLKAKRLKAFVEFLMINYQGDLALMFKKPLSHLRSELLNIKGLGKETVDSILLYGGNLPIFVVDTYTYRILNRHFLIPEETTYDEIQTLFMENLPPDPQLFNEYHALLVACGKNFCKKNSPLCDPCPLKGL; encoded by the coding sequence ATGACCAGAAAGATACCAGAGGTATTACAAGAGATTTATCAGCGGCTTTTTGAGTTTTTTGGGCCTCAAAACTGGTGGCCTGCTGAGACCCCTTTTGAAGTTTGTGTGGGAGCTATTCTTACCCAGAACGCTTCTTGGAAAAACGTAGAAAAAGCCATTAGCAACCTAAAACAAAAAGGGCTGCTTAGTCCTCCGGCCCTTTATCAGCTTCCTGTAGAGGAATTGGCTGAACTTATCAAACCAAGCGGTTTTTACAACTTAAAAGCTAAAAGGCTTAAAGCCTTTGTAGAATTTTTGATGATAAACTATCAAGGCGACCTTGCTCTTATGTTTAAAAAGCCTCTTTCACACTTAAGGTCAGAGCTTTTGAACATAAAAGGTTTAGGCAAAGAGACGGTAGACAGCATTCTTTTATATGGAGGCAACCTTCCTATCTTTGTGGTTGACACCTATACCTATAGGATCTTAAACCGACATTTTCTTATTCCTGAAGAAACTACCTATGACGAAATTCAAACCCTTTTTATGGAAAATCTCCCTCCAGACCCACAGCTTTTTAATGAGTACCATGCGCTTTTGGTAGCCTGTGGAAAAAACTTTTGCAAAAAGAACTCCCCTTTATGTGATCCCTGCCCTCTGAAAGGGCTTTAA
- a CDS encoding dihydroorotase: MKLLIKKGRIIDPSQGIDQIGDLLVEEGIIKGIADDIPSDQYTKVFWAEEKWVLPGLVDIHVHLRDPGQEWKEDIETGTKAALYGGVLRVACMPNTVPPNDTPEITSYILKKAEEKGYVKVYPIGCITKGQKGEELTEFGRLKEAGIVAVSDDGKWVANSEVMKRALLYAKQFNLAVISHCEDPTLSQGGQINEGFFSAKLGLKGIPWSAEVAAVVRDLLLAKETGQPVHLAHLSCKEVIPFLRWAKEEDIPFTAETCPHYFSLTEKEVEGYNTLAKVNPPLRKEEDVLAIKEALKEGLIQVIASDHAPHSVLEKEIEFSLAPPGMIGLQTLLPLSLNLVKEGWLNPLKLTECLITNPAKVINVEPPSLKPGKKAEFIVFDPNKTYVLGPDIIQSKSKNTPFLNKELKGITVLAVIGEKIWELNWAV, encoded by the coding sequence ATGAAGTTACTCATTAAAAAGGGAAGGATAATAGACCCTTCTCAAGGAATAGACCAGATAGGAGATCTCTTGGTTGAGGAAGGTATTATTAAAGGAATAGCAGACGATATTCCTTCAGACCAATATACAAAGGTTTTTTGGGCTGAAGAGAAGTGGGTTTTACCTGGTTTGGTAGACATTCATGTCCATTTGCGAGACCCGGGACAGGAGTGGAAAGAGGACATAGAAACTGGAACCAAGGCTGCTCTTTATGGAGGGGTTTTAAGGGTTGCTTGCATGCCAAACACCGTGCCCCCAAACGATACCCCAGAAATCACTAGCTATATCCTTAAAAAGGCTGAAGAAAAAGGTTACGTAAAGGTATATCCTATCGGTTGTATCACCAAAGGTCAAAAAGGGGAAGAACTTACAGAGTTTGGGAGGCTCAAAGAAGCAGGGATTGTAGCGGTATCTGACGACGGAAAGTGGGTGGCTAACTCAGAGGTAATGAAAAGGGCTTTACTTTACGCTAAACAGTTTAATCTTGCGGTCATTTCCCATTGCGAAGACCCAACCCTTTCTCAAGGAGGACAGATAAACGAAGGCTTTTTTTCAGCCAAGTTAGGACTAAAAGGCATACCTTGGTCTGCAGAGGTGGCTGCTGTAGTAAGAGATTTACTCTTGGCTAAAGAAACCGGACAGCCGGTACACTTAGCCCATCTGTCTTGTAAAGAAGTTATTCCTTTTTTAAGATGGGCTAAAGAAGAAGACATTCCTTTTACTGCCGAGACCTGTCCTCATTATTTTTCCTTAACAGAAAAAGAGGTAGAAGGATATAATACTTTAGCCAAGGTTAACCCACCTTTAAGAAAGGAAGAAGATGTTTTAGCGATAAAAGAGGCTTTAAAAGAGGGATTGATACAGGTTATTGCCAGTGATCATGCTCCTCATAGTGTTTTAGAAAAGGAAATAGAGTTTAGTTTAGCTCCCCCTGGGATGATAGGACTTCAAACCTTGCTTCCTTTGAGTTTGAACCTTGTAAAAGAAGGGTGGCTGAATCCTTTAAAACTAACAGAATGTTTGATAACCAACCCAGCTAAGGTAATAAACGTTGAACCCCCAAGTCTTAAACCTGGGAAAAAAGCAGAGTTCATCGTTTTTGACCCTAATAAAACTTATGTGTTAGGACCTGATATTATTCAGTCTAAAAGTAAAAATACTCCTTTTCTAAATAAAGAACTTAAAGGAATTACAGTTTTAGCTGTAATCGGAGAAAAAATTTGGGAACTTAATTGGGCTGTGTAG
- a CDS encoding LOG family protein codes for MEKLMNEKLFEEKQYVLEGLAAKESWRLFKILAEFVEGFEVLPRVYPGVTIFGSARTAPDHPDYQKAVELGKLLVKSGFSVITGGGPGIMEAANKGAAEANGYSVGLNIKLPFEQAPNPYANIKLEFRYFFVRKVMMAKYSVAFVFFPGGFGTLDEMFEVLTLVQTKKIKPVPIALVGKDFWTPLQNWFKDYLLMNNKISPKDIELFRIVETPEETLEYIKEYLWI; via the coding sequence ATGGAAAAATTGATGAATGAAAAACTTTTTGAAGAAAAACAGTATGTTCTTGAAGGTCTTGCAGCTAAAGAGTCATGGCGACTTTTTAAAATACTTGCAGAGTTTGTAGAGGGGTTTGAGGTGTTACCTCGGGTTTATCCTGGGGTAACTATCTTTGGTTCTGCCAGAACTGCTCCTGACCATCCAGATTATCAAAAAGCGGTAGAGTTAGGGAAATTACTTGTAAAATCCGGGTTTTCTGTGATAACCGGCGGTGGTCCAGGTATCATGGAAGCTGCTAATAAAGGGGCAGCCGAGGCTAACGGATACTCTGTTGGGCTAAACATTAAACTTCCTTTTGAGCAGGCTCCGAACCCTTATGCTAATATAAAACTGGAGTTTAGATATTTTTTTGTCAGAAAAGTAATGATGGCAAAATATTCAGTAGCCTTTGTGTTTTTCCCTGGTGGTTTCGGTACCTTAGATGAGATGTTTGAGGTATTGACTTTAGTTCAGACTAAAAAGATAAAACCTGTACCTATAGCTTTGGTAGGGAAAGACTTCTGGACTCCTCTCCAAAATTGGTTTAAAGATTATCTGCTTATGAATAATAAAATCTCTCCTAAGGACATCGAGCTTTTTAGGATAGTAGAAACTCCAGAAGAGACTTTAGAATACATAAAGGAATACTTATGGATTTAA
- the lpxC gene encoding UDP-3-O-acyl-N-acetylglucosamine deacetylase, with protein sequence MQYQKTLSGKVSLEGQGIFTGKTIKVEIEPAGIDTGIIFVREDLPEKPEIPLKVENIFGLEGATAITDGTHIIYLVEHLLSALHGLQIDNAIIRVYGEEVPLLDGSAYPWVRQIQKKGYQYLFYPKKKFRIKKTFSYKNGHGTIVFKPSDTLKIKASISFDHPVIGNQEISLEINPNNYIREVCFARTFGFKDILLERIKKGILKGGDLSTAIILDREKVLNPEGLRSQDEFVRHKVLDLVGDLFGLGGCLVAEVEAISSHHRLHIEALKSLYASGLVEEIEERALTFLLVSKRKRF encoded by the coding sequence ATGCAATATCAAAAGACCTTATCAGGAAAGGTTAGTTTAGAAGGTCAGGGTATTTTTACAGGAAAGACCATAAAGGTGGAAATAGAACCTGCAGGGATAGATACAGGAATTATTTTTGTCAGAGAAGATTTACCTGAAAAACCAGAGATTCCATTAAAAGTAGAGAATATATTTGGTCTTGAGGGTGCTACAGCGATTACCGATGGAACTCATATTATCTATTTAGTGGAACATCTTTTATCTGCCTTACACGGATTACAGATAGATAACGCCATTATCAGGGTATATGGGGAGGAGGTTCCTCTTTTAGACGGTTCAGCCTATCCTTGGGTAAGACAAATCCAAAAGAAGGGATACCAATATCTGTTCTATCCTAAAAAGAAGTTTAGAATAAAAAAGACTTTTAGTTATAAAAACGGGCATGGAACTATCGTGTTTAAACCTTCGGACACCTTGAAGATTAAAGCGTCTATTTCTTTTGACCATCCTGTGATAGGAAACCAAGAAATTTCACTGGAAATCAATCCTAACAATTATATCAGAGAGGTTTGTTTTGCTAGGACTTTTGGTTTTAAAGACATTTTGTTAGAGCGAATCAAGAAAGGCATCTTAAAAGGGGGAGATCTTTCAACGGCTATCATTCTTGATAGAGAAAAGGTACTAAATCCAGAAGGGCTGAGAAGTCAAGACGAGTTTGTGAGACATAAGGTACTTGACCTTGTAGGAGATTTGTTTGGTTTAGGAGGATGTTTGGTCGCTGAGGTAGAGGCAATCTCTTCTCACCACAGGTTACACATAGAAGCTTTAAAAAGTCTTTATGCCTCTGGTCTGGTAGAAGAGATAGAGGAGAGGGCTTTAACTTTTTTGTTGGTTTCTAAAAGAAAGAGATTTTAG